The genomic interval CGGAAAGGAAATAGCATACTCAGAGACTCTTCCTTAATCATCTTCTCTGGGTGGTTTGACGTCAAGTCCAAAGCACCGCCATTGGAAAGGGCCAATGGCCAACCATTGGTAAAGTCACTTGATAAAGTTCTTGGTGGTTTCTCTTCAACGCTCAACGATTTGTGGTAATCGGTCATGCTGTTGGATGGGGACAAGGCCTGCATGGAAGAGGTAGACTCCGAAATAGCAGGACTTCCAGCGCTTTGGCTTTCCATATCACCACCAGATGATGAATCATTCGTCATGATGTCCCCTTCCACTGAACCATTCTCCACAGACTTTAAACTTGCTTGAAGTTGTTCAGCAAGACCTGCATTGATCATCTTCATCTGATTTTCTAAAGCAGCTATACTTGACATTTCTGGTGGCAATGGCGAGGAAGATAAACTATCCTGAGATGCGTCGACAGATTTCGGTGTATCTGGCACACTACTGTCAGGACAGTCTTCCATGTTCTCATCAGAGAAGTTATCCAGATCATCGAAGTTCTTCTCGTCAAAAGACCCTGTATCAGACTCCATTGACTCAGAATAGTTTTCCGTCACAGGCGTGTTGGGTATCTGGCCTCCCATGTGCATCCTGATGTGCTGCTGGAGCACAACAGCATTGGTGAACTTTTTCTGGCAGATGGGGCAGGAATGTTGCACTCTCAATGGGGGCATGGCACGGTGGACACTATAATGGGTCTTTAGATTTCCTTTCGTTGTGAAGGCGCGGCCACAGACTTTACATTTAAATGGCCTCTCGCCCGTATGCGTGCGGTAGTGCATTTTCAAAGCACTCTGGCAACTCAGAACTCGGTGGCAAATGATACACTCGTTGGGATCGGTTGCCTTTTTGTCAATGTTTTCGACTAGCTGCTGAAGTTTTGAGGTCTCAGAGCCTGGTGTTGTATCCAGCAGTCCTCCAAATGGAAACTTGGCCTTAAACTGCTCTGACATGAGAGGCATTAGGGGATTGGAGAACGTCACCATGTTGCTTGAACCCGAGTCTGTGGTTGGTGAGGTTACAGAACTGTTCTGACTAGTGGAGACACTTGGTGTCTGGGCATTTTCTTCTAGTTTGTTGTTAGAGGACTGTAGAACACACACCTCTCCCTCAGTTAGATGCCCATTTGAGTTTTTCCCAACAGGATCAATGGAGCCGGAGTCACTTTTGACAGAACATGGGGGACTTGATGAAGGATGACTGATGGGAATAGGCTGAGGCTCCTCAGTTTTGATAAAAGGGACCAAGCTTGGTATGGTGGGTGGGAGTGGTAGACCAACGGATGTTGTCAGTGTTGACAATACTGGCTTGCTGTCCAGCCAGCTTGTTACAGGTTTTTCTGGTGGTATTGACATCCCATAGGGGATACCTGTCCCTGTAGGAATGTTGTCCAGATGTTCCGGCACCGGATACGGGTTCATTTGAATGTGAGGGTATTTTTCTTTATGACGCTGGAAGTGGACTTTCAAATTCCCCTTGGTGGAAAACCTGTTCCCACAAATGTTGCACTTGAACGGCCTCTCCCCAGTGTGAGAACGTAAATGGATCTGCAAGGCACTGTCGCTCCCAAACACTTTTGCACAGAACCTGCATTTATGCTTAAAGAACGCTTCCTCGGAAGTAGTTTTTGCTTCGAAGGCGGTCAGGTTGGGTGGCTTACTTTTTCTCTGCTGGGCCAAAGCAGCCAAGGAACTCAAGTCCTCTGCAGGCGTCCCAACGTTGGACAAAGGGTTAGGGAACACAGAGTTGCTAGGAGTGGGTTGAGGTAGAAGAGGGTTTGATACAGGGCTTAACAAACTGCTTATTGCAAAAGCTGGTGATGACGATGCAGTCACTGGTGGATTGCCAAGCTGAGAGCCACCAGTATTTGTTGTCACTTTATCGGAGGACGGTGTTTCCGCTGCTGTGGTAGATAGGTTAATATTTGGAGGTGagccactactggatggaatCATAGTGTTGCCAGGATTGCTCTGAGGTAGCTGGAGAGGGGGCAGTTGCTTCACACCACTGATACTGGCAGACTGACTGGCTAGGCTTTGCGCCAATCCAGCCGCTGCAGCCAGCTGCTGGGATAAATGGGAACTTAATGTGGACAAAGGGTTGGCAGATGTTCGTAATGTACTCTGAGAGGGACTCGGAGACACTGGCAGGTCTGCATTCTGGGATGCCAGCAATAATATTTGGTGACGAATTTGTTCAATCAATTGCAACTGGTGgatctgctgctgctgcaaagCCAGCAACTGCTCCATGAGGGCTGGGACGGCCAACTTGCTCGCCGAGGCCCCGTTGCACCGGGCTTCCTGGGAGAACTGAGCGACCGCCACTTTCGTGCTCTGCAGGTTTTCAATGATGACGTTGCTATTGATCATAGAGAAGTTGCCCAGCGTTGTCAGATCCCCTAGTTGAGGTAGAGAGGTTGTTACAGCTGAGGTACCCGCTGTGGAGCCGTTACTGCTTGCAATACTATTGTTGACATTTGGAGAAGTACCGCTAGTAGTCTTGCTAACGCTGGAAGCCTCCACGTCCATGGATTCCTCCTTGTCAAGTTTGTTGTTATGCTCGGAAAGGTCGCTGCGGTCTACTTGATCCATGTTATTAACTGTGTCATTCCTCTGCTCATTGGGATTATCAGTAGGGGAGCTAGGAGGAGGGAAGGTCTCAGAAGCAGGAACTGGATTTTCATTCACAATTAAAACTAATTGATTTTTAGTACAGTTCTTTTTGTGTTGTAGGAGATCCGATAGTTCAAAGAACTCGGCGCAGCATCTGCCACAGACGTGGGCATCCTTCGTCTTGGTGATTCGATTTGTTTGACCCTTCTGCGTGTCTCCTAAAACATCAAGGCAAGGGGtggggagagaaaagagaaagatcaGCAACTGACCAGAAATAAATTGGCTTCT from Anolis carolinensis isolate JA03-04 unplaced genomic scaffold, rAnoCar3.1.pri scaffold_9, whole genome shotgun sequence carries:
- the sall1 gene encoding sal-like protein 1 isoform X3, with product MKEMRRKERRKEGREEGKDEGKRREKKEGRKEGKKRDTQKGQTNRITKTKDAHVCGRCCAEFFELSDLLQHKKNCTKNQLVLIVNENPVPASETFPPPSSPTDNPNEQRNDTVNNMDQVDRSDLSEHNNKLDKEESMDVEASSVSKTTSGTSPNVNNSIASSNGSTAGTSAVTTSLPQLGDLTTLGNFSMINSNVIIENLQSTKVAVAQFSQEARCNGASASKLAVPALMEQLLALQQQQIHQLQLIEQIRHQILLLASQNADLPVSPSPSQSTLRTSANPLSTLSSHLSQQLAAAAGLAQSLASQSASISGVKQLPPLQLPQSNPGNTMIPSSSGSPPNINLSTTAAETPSSDKVTTNTGGSQLGNPPVTASSSPAFAISSLLSPVSNPLLPQPTPSNSVFPNPLSNVGTPAEDLSSLAALAQQRKSKPPNLTAFEAKTTSEEAFFKHKCRFCAKVFGSDSALQIHLRSHTGERPFKCNICGNRFSTKGNLKVHFQRHKEKYPHIQMNPYPVPEHLDNIPTGTGIPYGMSIPPEKPVTSWLDSKPVLSTLTTSVGLPLPPTIPSLVPFIKTEEPQPIPISHPSSSPPCSVKSDSGSIDPVGKNSNGHLTEGEVCVLQSSNNKLEENAQTPSVSTSQNSSVTSPTTDSGSSNMVTFSNPLMPLMSEQFKAKFPFGGLLDTTPGSETSKLQQLVENIDKKATDPNECIICHRVLSCQSALKMHYRTHTGERPFKCKVCGRAFTTKGNLKTHYSVHRAMPPLRVQHSCPICQKKFTNAVVLQQHIRMHMGGQIPNTPVTENYSESMESDTGSFDEKNFDDLDNFSDENMEDCPDSSVPDTPKSVDASQDSLSSSPLPPEMSSIAALENQMKMINAGLAEQLQASLKSVENGSVEGDIMTNDSSSGGDMESQSAGSPAISESTSSMQALSPSNSMTDYHKSLSVEEKPPRTLSSDFTNGWPLALSNGGALDLTSNHPEKMIKEESLSMLFPFRDRGKLKNTACDICGKTFACQSALDIHYRSHTKERPFICTVCNRGFSTKGNLKQHMLTHQMRDLPSQLFEPSSNLGPNQNSSSAIPTISLPCLIKTEVNGFVHGSPQDSKETSPGLLASGPFPPSATSPVLLPALPRRTPKQHYCNACGKTFSSSSALQIHERTHTGEKPFACTICGRAFTTKGNLKVHMGTHMWNSTPARRGRRLSVDGPMTFLGSNPVKFPDMFPKDLAVRSGNGDPSSFWNQYAAALSNGLAMKTNEISVIQNGGIPPMPGSLGNGSSSPISGLTGSMEKLPSSEPNAPLAGLEKMASSENGTHFRFTRFVEDGKEIVTN
- the sall1 gene encoding sal-like protein 1 isoform X5 codes for the protein MLKPVSWIIGDTQKGQTNRITKTKDAHVCGRCCAEFFELSDLLQHKKNCTKNQLVLIVNENPVPASETFPPPSSPTDNPNEQRNDTVNNMDQVDRSDLSEHNNKLDKEESMDVEASSVSKTTSGTSPNVNNSIASSNGSTAGTSAVTTSLPQLGDLTTLGNFSMINSNVIIENLQSTKVAVAQFSQEARCNGASASKLAVPALMEQLLALQQQQIHQLQLIEQIRHQILLLASQNADLPVSPSPSQSTLRTSANPLSTLSSHLSQQLAAAAGLAQSLASQSASISGVKQLPPLQLPQSNPGNTMIPSSSGSPPNINLSTTAAETPSSDKVTTNTGGSQLGNPPVTASSSPAFAISSLLSPVSNPLLPQPTPSNSVFPNPLSNVGTPAEDLSSLAALAQQRKSKPPNLTAFEAKTTSEEAFFKHKCRFCAKVFGSDSALQIHLRSHTGERPFKCNICGNRFSTKGNLKVHFQRHKEKYPHIQMNPYPVPEHLDNIPTGTGIPYGMSIPPEKPVTSWLDSKPVLSTLTTSVGLPLPPTIPSLVPFIKTEEPQPIPISHPSSSPPCSVKSDSGSIDPVGKNSNGHLTEGEVCVLQSSNNKLEENAQTPSVSTSQNSSVTSPTTDSGSSNMVTFSNPLMPLMSEQFKAKFPFGGLLDTTPGSETSKLQQLVENIDKKATDPNECIICHRVLSCQSALKMHYRTHTGERPFKCKVCGRAFTTKGNLKTHYSVHRAMPPLRVQHSCPICQKKFTNAVVLQQHIRMHMGGQIPNTPVTENYSESMESDTGSFDEKNFDDLDNFSDENMEDCPDSSVPDTPKSVDASQDSLSSSPLPPEMSSIAALENQMKMINAGLAEQLQASLKSVENGSVEGDIMTNDSSSGGDMESQSAGSPAISESTSSMQALSPSNSMTDYHKSLSVEEKPPRTLSSDFTNGWPLALSNGGALDLTSNHPEKMIKEESLSMLFPFRDRGKLKNTACDICGKTFACQSALDIHYRSHTKERPFICTVCNRGFSTKGNLKQHMLTHQMRDLPSQLFEPSSNLGPNQNSSSAIPTISLPCLIKTEVNGFVHGSPQDSKETSPGLLASGPFPPSATSPVLLPALPRRTPKQHYCNACGKTFSSSSALQIHERTHTGEKPFACTICGRAFTTKGNLKVHMGTHMWNSTPARRGRRLSVDGPMTFLGSNPVKFPDMFPKDLAVRSGNGDPSSFWNQYAAALSNGLAMKTNEISVIQNGGIPPMPGSLGNGSSSPISGLTGSMEKLPSSEPNAPLAGLEKMASSENGTHFRFTRFVEDGKEIVTN
- the sall1 gene encoding sal-like protein 1 isoform X1 — translated: MKEMRRKERRKEGREEGKDEGKRREKKEGRKEGKKRTRKKITQEIWGKERKRAAEEEKEETTSKQGCWGDTQKGQTNRITKTKDAHVCGRCCAEFFELSDLLQHKKNCTKNQLVLIVNENPVPASETFPPPSSPTDNPNEQRNDTVNNMDQVDRSDLSEHNNKLDKEESMDVEASSVSKTTSGTSPNVNNSIASSNGSTAGTSAVTTSLPQLGDLTTLGNFSMINSNVIIENLQSTKVAVAQFSQEARCNGASASKLAVPALMEQLLALQQQQIHQLQLIEQIRHQILLLASQNADLPVSPSPSQSTLRTSANPLSTLSSHLSQQLAAAAGLAQSLASQSASISGVKQLPPLQLPQSNPGNTMIPSSSGSPPNINLSTTAAETPSSDKVTTNTGGSQLGNPPVTASSSPAFAISSLLSPVSNPLLPQPTPSNSVFPNPLSNVGTPAEDLSSLAALAQQRKSKPPNLTAFEAKTTSEEAFFKHKCRFCAKVFGSDSALQIHLRSHTGERPFKCNICGNRFSTKGNLKVHFQRHKEKYPHIQMNPYPVPEHLDNIPTGTGIPYGMSIPPEKPVTSWLDSKPVLSTLTTSVGLPLPPTIPSLVPFIKTEEPQPIPISHPSSSPPCSVKSDSGSIDPVGKNSNGHLTEGEVCVLQSSNNKLEENAQTPSVSTSQNSSVTSPTTDSGSSNMVTFSNPLMPLMSEQFKAKFPFGGLLDTTPGSETSKLQQLVENIDKKATDPNECIICHRVLSCQSALKMHYRTHTGERPFKCKVCGRAFTTKGNLKTHYSVHRAMPPLRVQHSCPICQKKFTNAVVLQQHIRMHMGGQIPNTPVTENYSESMESDTGSFDEKNFDDLDNFSDENMEDCPDSSVPDTPKSVDASQDSLSSSPLPPEMSSIAALENQMKMINAGLAEQLQASLKSVENGSVEGDIMTNDSSSGGDMESQSAGSPAISESTSSMQALSPSNSMTDYHKSLSVEEKPPRTLSSDFTNGWPLALSNGGALDLTSNHPEKMIKEESLSMLFPFRDRGKLKNTACDICGKTFACQSALDIHYRSHTKERPFICTVCNRGFSTKGNLKQHMLTHQMRDLPSQLFEPSSNLGPNQNSSSAIPTISLPCLIKTEVNGFVHGSPQDSKETSPGLLASGPFPPSATSPVLLPALPRRTPKQHYCNACGKTFSSSSALQIHERTHTGEKPFACTICGRAFTTKGNLKVHMGTHMWNSTPARRGRRLSVDGPMTFLGSNPVKFPDMFPKDLAVRSGNGDPSSFWNQYAAALSNGLAMKTNEISVIQNGGIPPMPGSLGNGSSSPISGLTGSMEKLPSSEPNAPLAGLEKMASSENGTHFRFTRFVEDGKEIVTN
- the sall1 gene encoding sal-like protein 1 isoform X4; this translates as MSRRKQAKPQHFQSQPELASRAQRNGDTQKGQTNRITKTKDAHVCGRCCAEFFELSDLLQHKKNCTKNQLVLIVNENPVPASETFPPPSSPTDNPNEQRNDTVNNMDQVDRSDLSEHNNKLDKEESMDVEASSVSKTTSGTSPNVNNSIASSNGSTAGTSAVTTSLPQLGDLTTLGNFSMINSNVIIENLQSTKVAVAQFSQEARCNGASASKLAVPALMEQLLALQQQQIHQLQLIEQIRHQILLLASQNADLPVSPSPSQSTLRTSANPLSTLSSHLSQQLAAAAGLAQSLASQSASISGVKQLPPLQLPQSNPGNTMIPSSSGSPPNINLSTTAAETPSSDKVTTNTGGSQLGNPPVTASSSPAFAISSLLSPVSNPLLPQPTPSNSVFPNPLSNVGTPAEDLSSLAALAQQRKSKPPNLTAFEAKTTSEEAFFKHKCRFCAKVFGSDSALQIHLRSHTGERPFKCNICGNRFSTKGNLKVHFQRHKEKYPHIQMNPYPVPEHLDNIPTGTGIPYGMSIPPEKPVTSWLDSKPVLSTLTTSVGLPLPPTIPSLVPFIKTEEPQPIPISHPSSSPPCSVKSDSGSIDPVGKNSNGHLTEGEVCVLQSSNNKLEENAQTPSVSTSQNSSVTSPTTDSGSSNMVTFSNPLMPLMSEQFKAKFPFGGLLDTTPGSETSKLQQLVENIDKKATDPNECIICHRVLSCQSALKMHYRTHTGERPFKCKVCGRAFTTKGNLKTHYSVHRAMPPLRVQHSCPICQKKFTNAVVLQQHIRMHMGGQIPNTPVTENYSESMESDTGSFDEKNFDDLDNFSDENMEDCPDSSVPDTPKSVDASQDSLSSSPLPPEMSSIAALENQMKMINAGLAEQLQASLKSVENGSVEGDIMTNDSSSGGDMESQSAGSPAISESTSSMQALSPSNSMTDYHKSLSVEEKPPRTLSSDFTNGWPLALSNGGALDLTSNHPEKMIKEESLSMLFPFRDRGKLKNTACDICGKTFACQSALDIHYRSHTKERPFICTVCNRGFSTKGNLKQHMLTHQMRDLPSQLFEPSSNLGPNQNSSSAIPTISLPCLIKTEVNGFVHGSPQDSKETSPGLLASGPFPPSATSPVLLPALPRRTPKQHYCNACGKTFSSSSALQIHERTHTGEKPFACTICGRAFTTKGNLKVHMGTHMWNSTPARRGRRLSVDGPMTFLGSNPVKFPDMFPKDLAVRSGNGDPSSFWNQYAAALSNGLAMKTNEISVIQNGGIPPMPGSLGNGSSSPISGLTGSMEKLPSSEPNAPLAGLEKMASSENGTHFRFTRFVEDGKEIVTN
- the sall1 gene encoding sal-like protein 1 isoform X2, producing MKRVGHLFLGGGGDTCVFCPESLERSSSSHNSHSSRRRPERKGRRGDTQKGQTNRITKTKDAHVCGRCCAEFFELSDLLQHKKNCTKNQLVLIVNENPVPASETFPPPSSPTDNPNEQRNDTVNNMDQVDRSDLSEHNNKLDKEESMDVEASSVSKTTSGTSPNVNNSIASSNGSTAGTSAVTTSLPQLGDLTTLGNFSMINSNVIIENLQSTKVAVAQFSQEARCNGASASKLAVPALMEQLLALQQQQIHQLQLIEQIRHQILLLASQNADLPVSPSPSQSTLRTSANPLSTLSSHLSQQLAAAAGLAQSLASQSASISGVKQLPPLQLPQSNPGNTMIPSSSGSPPNINLSTTAAETPSSDKVTTNTGGSQLGNPPVTASSSPAFAISSLLSPVSNPLLPQPTPSNSVFPNPLSNVGTPAEDLSSLAALAQQRKSKPPNLTAFEAKTTSEEAFFKHKCRFCAKVFGSDSALQIHLRSHTGERPFKCNICGNRFSTKGNLKVHFQRHKEKYPHIQMNPYPVPEHLDNIPTGTGIPYGMSIPPEKPVTSWLDSKPVLSTLTTSVGLPLPPTIPSLVPFIKTEEPQPIPISHPSSSPPCSVKSDSGSIDPVGKNSNGHLTEGEVCVLQSSNNKLEENAQTPSVSTSQNSSVTSPTTDSGSSNMVTFSNPLMPLMSEQFKAKFPFGGLLDTTPGSETSKLQQLVENIDKKATDPNECIICHRVLSCQSALKMHYRTHTGERPFKCKVCGRAFTTKGNLKTHYSVHRAMPPLRVQHSCPICQKKFTNAVVLQQHIRMHMGGQIPNTPVTENYSESMESDTGSFDEKNFDDLDNFSDENMEDCPDSSVPDTPKSVDASQDSLSSSPLPPEMSSIAALENQMKMINAGLAEQLQASLKSVENGSVEGDIMTNDSSSGGDMESQSAGSPAISESTSSMQALSPSNSMTDYHKSLSVEEKPPRTLSSDFTNGWPLALSNGGALDLTSNHPEKMIKEESLSMLFPFRDRGKLKNTACDICGKTFACQSALDIHYRSHTKERPFICTVCNRGFSTKGNLKQHMLTHQMRDLPSQLFEPSSNLGPNQNSSSAIPTISLPCLIKTEVNGFVHGSPQDSKETSPGLLASGPFPPSATSPVLLPALPRRTPKQHYCNACGKTFSSSSALQIHERTHTGEKPFACTICGRAFTTKGNLKVHMGTHMWNSTPARRGRRLSVDGPMTFLGSNPVKFPDMFPKDLAVRSGNGDPSSFWNQYAAALSNGLAMKTNEISVIQNGGIPPMPGSLGNGSSSPISGLTGSMEKLPSSEPNAPLAGLEKMASSENGTHFRFTRFVEDGKEIVTN